The following proteins are co-located in the Pseudoalteromonas sp. N1230-9 genome:
- a CDS encoding aminotransferase class III-fold pyridoxal phosphate-dependent enzyme, which yields MNRYSQYCKPSLNHGIYAMGLDRVFHRAEKGTLFYLDEQGNEQAIIDFLGGYGAALIGHNHPRMIDAAMKNFQHQVAFHNQFSVRDAASKLAERLNALLKEENNQQEDFYFSFTSTGAESIEVAIKHAEMARRSETQQLIEEMQFALSQIKRLPTEGKLELSVAQRELLNLSEEATLSDFVTAVGEFNEQQLNIQPYFIVLKNAFHGKLMTSIQLTHGEMYRAPFAHLGVQAEFLPLNELDYAAAMLNDKHNATLLLPKIKGHTVKVSIEPLRLATALLVEPVQGEGGIHCLTSEHSQCLKKLSQTLGCPIISDEIQSGSGRCGALTAGSQIDLKADYIVLSKALAGGVAKIGLVAICKSKYQAGFDIIQSSTFGEDDHSANIALAFLDELYDPNLNLLAAIKQQGEAIKARLGELQNIYPDIIKDIRGRGLLIGIEFNADMPLDSIWLKSIVYQGFMGYMITGYLFNNYNIRVAPSSSAPNVLRLEPTIHITEQELSQLIAGLHDVCEVLKNQDSYHFLKHLTTSAEVRSSRTELADYRAFYANLAQTHTPADVKVAFVNHLISADWIWQVDPAMEGVPDVEAKLLIERLGFDWRVVPFPPMRMTSVTGKTVDFILYPLSVTSEQISVMLENNELDAIRRAVSERAQTAQQDGCSVAGFGMFTSVVTNNCKSIRATDIALTSGNALTVGMTKLAVLEHIESHDMQIDKVAVIGSAGNIGSVYATIMTEHCQQLVLIGSARMGSKKRLLKAAYKIYSDIWQMVKSQAPLTGIVKVVAEHPKCQQWLADEAAAPVDLPAALFELFSQSKEGLVVIADDISEAYDCSLIMCATNASEAILDVQKLPKNALICDVSIPHNLSENDLALRPDITCIRGGIVGTPNGESLDGRARAYLSQGQIYACMAESVILGLEGVQQHYSYGDLCKSQVDEILAMASRHGFTLAGSKNEGSM from the coding sequence ATGAATCGTTATAGTCAATATTGTAAGCCATCACTAAACCATGGCATTTATGCGATGGGGTTGGATAGAGTTTTTCATCGTGCAGAAAAAGGCACCTTATTCTATTTAGATGAGCAAGGAAATGAGCAAGCTATTATTGATTTTCTTGGTGGTTATGGTGCTGCGTTAATTGGCCATAATCATCCTCGTATGATAGATGCTGCGATGAAAAACTTTCAGCACCAAGTTGCATTCCACAACCAGTTTTCTGTTCGCGATGCCGCGAGCAAACTCGCTGAACGATTAAATGCACTTTTAAAAGAAGAAAATAATCAACAGGAAGATTTTTATTTCTCTTTTACAAGTACTGGGGCTGAATCGATAGAGGTTGCCATTAAGCATGCTGAAATGGCACGCCGTAGTGAAACGCAGCAATTAATAGAAGAAATGCAATTTGCTCTGTCACAAATAAAACGGTTGCCAACAGAAGGTAAGTTAGAACTCAGTGTGGCGCAGCGAGAGCTGTTAAATTTGAGCGAAGAGGCAACATTGAGTGATTTTGTCACTGCTGTGGGAGAATTTAATGAGCAACAGTTAAATATTCAGCCTTATTTTATTGTTCTTAAAAATGCATTTCACGGTAAATTGATGACGTCGATACAACTTACTCATGGGGAGATGTATCGGGCACCATTTGCACACCTTGGTGTGCAAGCAGAGTTTTTACCGTTAAACGAACTTGATTATGCAGCAGCTATGCTTAACGACAAGCATAATGCCACTTTATTACTGCCTAAAATCAAAGGTCACACAGTAAAAGTTAGCATTGAACCATTGCGACTGGCTACTGCACTGCTTGTCGAACCCGTACAAGGTGAGGGGGGGATTCATTGCTTAACATCAGAACATAGTCAGTGTTTAAAAAAACTTAGCCAAACACTTGGTTGTCCTATTATAAGTGATGAAATTCAGTCAGGTTCAGGTCGCTGTGGGGCATTAACTGCAGGTAGTCAGATTGATTTGAAAGCGGATTATATTGTGCTTTCAAAAGCGCTTGCGGGCGGGGTTGCTAAAATAGGCCTTGTTGCGATATGCAAAAGTAAGTATCAAGCAGGTTTTGATATCATCCAAAGTTCAACATTTGGCGAAGATGACCACAGTGCCAACATCGCGCTTGCATTTTTAGACGAGCTTTATGATCCAAACTTAAATTTATTGGCAGCCATTAAGCAGCAAGGTGAGGCAATTAAAGCGCGCCTTGGTGAACTACAAAATATTTATCCTGATATTATTAAAGACATACGCGGTAGGGGCTTACTCATCGGTATTGAGTTTAATGCCGACATGCCGCTTGATTCAATTTGGTTAAAATCAATCGTGTATCAGGGTTTCATGGGCTACATGATTACTGGGTATTTATTTAATAATTATAATATCCGTGTAGCGCCATCTTCTAGTGCGCCAAATGTTTTACGACTAGAACCAACAATCCATATAACAGAACAAGAACTGAGTCAGCTTATTGCTGGCCTGCATGATGTATGTGAGGTATTAAAAAACCAAGATAGCTATCACTTCTTAAAGCATCTAACGACCTCGGCAGAGGTGCGTTCTTCGCGTACAGAGCTTGCTGATTACCGAGCATTTTATGCCAATTTAGCTCAAACCCACACACCCGCTGACGTTAAAGTGGCTTTTGTAAACCACCTAATTTCTGCCGATTGGATTTGGCAAGTCGACCCTGCAATGGAAGGGGTGCCTGATGTTGAGGCAAAGCTACTTATTGAGCGTTTAGGTTTTGACTGGCGAGTCGTGCCGTTCCCGCCTATGAGAATGACTTCGGTAACGGGTAAAACGGTGGATTTTATCCTGTATCCCTTATCAGTCACGTCAGAACAAATTAGTGTCATGTTAGAAAATAATGAGCTTGATGCTATTCGACGTGCAGTGAGTGAGCGCGCGCAAACAGCACAACAAGATGGCTGTAGTGTGGCAGGTTTTGGCATGTTTACGTCTGTTGTGACCAATAATTGTAAGTCTATCCGCGCAACAGATATAGCCTTAACGTCGGGTAATGCACTGACGGTGGGGATGACGAAACTCGCAGTACTAGAGCATATTGAAAGCCACGATATGCAGATTGATAAAGTCGCGGTGATAGGCTCAGCAGGAAATATTGGCTCAGTTTACGCCACAATTATGACTGAGCACTGCCAGCAGTTAGTGTTGATTGGAAGCGCTCGAATGGGGTCGAAAAAGCGCCTACTAAAAGCGGCATATAAAATCTACAGCGATATTTGGCAGATGGTGAAATCACAAGCTCCGCTTACAGGAATCGTTAAAGTGGTTGCTGAACACCCCAAATGCCAACAATGGTTGGCTGATGAAGCAGCGGCACCTGTAGATTTACCCGCTGCGTTATTTGAATTATTTAGTCAAAGTAAAGAAGGGCTTGTTGTTATTGCCGATGACATCAGTGAGGCCTATGACTGCTCACTTATTATGTGTGCCACTAATGCATCTGAAGCTATTTTAGATGTGCAAAAGCTCCCCAAAAATGCCCTTATCTGTGATGTCTCTATTCCACATAACTTAAGTGAGAATGATTTGGCGCTACGCCCAGATATAACCTGTATTCGCGGTGGAATTGTTGGTACGCCAAATGGAGAGTCTCTTGATGGCAGAGCACGTGCTTATCTTAGCCAAGGGCAAATATATGCATGTATGGCTGAGTCTGTGATTCTAGGTTTAGAAGGTGTCCAGCAACATTACTCTTATGGTGATTTATGCAAATCGCAAGTCGATGAAATTTTAGCGATGGCTTCACGTCACGGATTTACCCTAGCCGGAAGTAAAAATGAGGGGTCAATGTAA
- a CDS encoding beta-ketoacyl-[acyl-carrier-protein] synthase family protein, with protein sequence MTNRVVVTGLGVLSPFGVGVDSFWSAVKAGENAVDAWHPPGAEGFPVQHGATIKQDTQALVAEELVDFELPKHIERRAIYALIAAKEAINDARLENELSQAGIAVCSGVPELDDASLLALAEQPKADIMNYALAEREQAIKRFSGIRCSNDVLATTLAEQLNTSGFICNVSGACAGATQAIGLAYRAIKRGEASVMLCGGADSVLSIRTLSALHLLGATAETQRFANQLCRPFDQDRAGLVAGEGGAMLVLESEQHAKARGAHIYAEITGYGSSLDAYKVTAPHPEGLGAISAMEGALQSAGIGAQNVQYINAHGTSTPLNDVIETKAIKSVFGQHATSLSVSSTKSMIGHWIAAAGAPEAIATVLAIRDQFMPATINLTQPDEGLDLDYVMGKGREASIDHALSNSFGFGGINASLAIARYYG encoded by the coding sequence ATGACTAATCGAGTAGTGGTCACTGGACTGGGAGTGCTTAGCCCATTTGGTGTTGGCGTTGATTCATTTTGGTCTGCTGTAAAGGCAGGTGAAAATGCTGTTGATGCTTGGCATCCTCCTGGAGCTGAAGGCTTTCCTGTTCAGCACGGTGCAACAATTAAGCAAGATACACAAGCGTTGGTGGCAGAGGAATTGGTTGATTTTGAGTTACCAAAACACATCGAAAGACGTGCAATTTATGCACTTATTGCCGCTAAAGAAGCAATTAACGACGCACGTCTTGAAAATGAGTTGAGTCAAGCAGGGATTGCTGTGTGTAGTGGGGTACCTGAGCTTGATGACGCATCATTACTGGCCCTCGCTGAGCAGCCAAAAGCAGATATCATGAACTATGCATTGGCTGAGCGAGAGCAGGCAATAAAGCGTTTTTCAGGTATTAGATGCAGCAATGATGTATTGGCAACCACCTTGGCTGAACAATTGAATACGTCAGGATTTATTTGCAATGTGAGTGGCGCCTGTGCAGGGGCAACTCAAGCTATAGGTCTTGCATATCGTGCAATCAAGCGAGGTGAAGCATCGGTCATGTTATGCGGAGGTGCTGATTCTGTATTGAGCATTCGTACTCTATCTGCATTACATCTATTAGGTGCCACAGCAGAAACACAGCGTTTTGCGAATCAACTTTGTCGGCCGTTCGATCAAGATCGTGCAGGACTAGTAGCGGGTGAAGGCGGTGCCATGTTGGTACTTGAAAGTGAGCAGCATGCAAAGGCCCGTGGTGCCCATATTTATGCTGAAATTACCGGTTACGGTAGCTCTTTAGATGCTTACAAAGTCACCGCTCCCCACCCTGAAGGATTAGGGGCGATAAGTGCAATGGAGGGGGCGTTACAAAGTGCCGGTATTGGTGCTCAAAATGTACAGTATATAAATGCTCATGGTACATCCACTCCTTTAAATGATGTCATTGAAACAAAAGCAATTAAATCGGTTTTCGGTCAGCATGCAACGTCATTAAGTGTATCGTCTACAAAATCAATGATAGGTCACTGGATTGCGGCCGCTGGTGCGCCAGAAGCAATTGCAACAGTCCTTGCCATTCGTGATCAGTTCATGCCAGCCACCATTAACCTAACACAACCCGATGAGGGACTCGATTTAGATTATGTGATGGGGAAAGGGCGAGAGGCCAGCATTGACCATGCGCTATCAAATTCATTCGGGTTTGGTGGAATAAACGCGTCGTTAGCTATTGCGAGGTACTATGGATAG
- a CDS encoding beta-ketoacyl synthase N-terminal-like domain-containing protein produces MLKPVYLFQGETLLAQNTSLESLLTHKGRLMSTPFESADLINHSIFISTLADENLKDVGAERMVRKTSERQARWLIASGVRTWRIYFNEPQNKAGLFIGLGTVDCDEEDNPELVQEPTAECLATAMLEERRPLVCLALLNSSATSHIAQLAGITGENMSFSPLLSAGLNALCEGYFAIAEGRLKHALCGGGSQKITPWSLLAYESIWANQDNYWLSEAASFFIASDEPRLNQHAAIGVMRQAYRARLQNNAHALTEQVNRITGSPLIENQHVVKVILVGANLEQQDITLHALGDELKSRAVVLDSYVGNTMAAATAIACNSALSYLQDAEQGFVIVIAFGDHAEFGMFLIEANND; encoded by the coding sequence ATGTTAAAGCCTGTGTACTTATTTCAAGGTGAGACACTGCTGGCGCAGAATACATCATTAGAATCACTACTCACTCATAAAGGCAGATTAATGAGTACGCCTTTTGAAAGTGCTGATTTAATTAATCACTCCATTTTTATTTCTACGCTAGCAGACGAAAATCTCAAGGATGTTGGCGCTGAGCGCATGGTACGTAAAACCAGTGAGCGTCAAGCTCGTTGGCTTATTGCAAGTGGCGTAAGAACGTGGCGAATTTATTTTAATGAGCCACAGAATAAAGCGGGATTATTTATCGGTTTAGGAACCGTTGACTGCGATGAAGAGGACAATCCTGAGCTCGTTCAAGAACCGACTGCTGAGTGCTTAGCTACCGCAATGTTAGAAGAGAGGCGGCCGCTTGTTTGTTTAGCGTTACTCAACTCTAGTGCTACCAGCCATATTGCACAATTGGCTGGTATTACTGGTGAAAATATGAGTTTTTCGCCATTACTGAGCGCGGGCTTAAATGCCCTATGTGAGGGCTACTTTGCGATTGCTGAAGGGCGTTTGAAACATGCTTTATGTGGTGGCGGGAGTCAAAAGATAACGCCTTGGTCTTTACTTGCCTATGAGTCAATCTGGGCTAATCAAGACAATTACTGGCTAAGTGAAGCGGCAAGTTTTTTTATTGCCAGCGATGAACCCCGTTTAAATCAGCACGCTGCGATAGGTGTTATGCGTCAAGCATATCGAGCTCGCCTACAAAATAATGCACATGCACTCACCGAACAGGTTAATCGCATAACGGGTTCACCTTTAATAGAAAATCAGCACGTTGTAAAAGTTATCCTTGTTGGAGCAAACCTTGAGCAACAAGATATTACGTTACATGCATTAGGTGATGAGCTTAAAAGCAGGGCGGTTGTATTGGATAGTTACGTTGGCAACACCATGGCTGCAGCTACAGCAATAGCGTGCAATAGTGCATTGAGCTATTTGCAAGACGCCGAACAGGGCTTCGTTATCGTGATTGCGTTTGGTGATCATGCTGAATTTGGAATGTTTTTGATAGAGGCTAACAATGACTAA
- a CDS encoding beta-ketoacyl-[acyl-carrier-protein] synthase family protein, producing MHKVVITGIGVTVKNHQDPHTLFATLESGQSLITDDHILKGMGIEGVASSRISDEEVTQLQSRYTSLDQTRVAPSGFAGFDALTKSVKDADLNPDQLRQAGLYFGTNKILPTVDLVHQLAQQKAASEKLPYQSPESVDYYNPQTVVADMVEHFEIGGPVTSCADACAAGASSLISGFRQVSRGALDIALCGAADFGTQPVMQLLFKNIGALNQAQLFNCASEVSRPFDSNRAGVVLADGAAFVVLESEASAKQRGASIYAYVCGAHRCTESYKMTSTEPSGKFYAQCMQAALENSCVSAEDIDHISAHGTSTKSNDSAESRAIEQVFGSHTPVTSTKSALGHSLAGSGAIEVVLSALSIKNQVMLPTLNFESLGDDDAKVSVVKSATPKAINYLLSNSFGFGGVNTSIVLARDSAC from the coding sequence ATGCACAAGGTTGTTATTACAGGGATTGGCGTAACTGTTAAAAATCACCAAGACCCTCATACGTTGTTTGCAACTTTAGAGTCTGGTCAGTCTCTTATTACAGATGACCATATTTTAAAAGGAATGGGGATCGAGGGCGTCGCCAGTAGTCGTATTAGCGATGAAGAAGTTACTCAGCTGCAAAGTCGGTACACATCACTTGATCAAACTAGGGTAGCACCATCTGGATTTGCGGGATTTGATGCGTTAACTAAATCAGTAAAAGATGCTGATTTAAACCCAGACCAACTTCGTCAAGCTGGTCTTTATTTTGGTACTAACAAAATACTGCCAACAGTTGATCTAGTACATCAGCTTGCTCAACAAAAAGCGGCAAGCGAAAAATTACCCTATCAATCGCCAGAGAGTGTGGATTATTACAATCCGCAAACGGTTGTCGCGGATATGGTTGAACACTTCGAAATTGGTGGGCCAGTGACATCTTGTGCCGATGCTTGTGCGGCAGGTGCATCAAGTTTGATCTCTGGTTTTAGGCAAGTCTCACGTGGTGCTTTAGATATCGCATTATGTGGTGCAGCCGATTTTGGAACACAACCCGTCATGCAGTTGCTCTTCAAAAATATAGGCGCGCTCAATCAAGCGCAATTATTTAATTGTGCGAGTGAAGTATCAAGACCTTTTGATAGCAATCGTGCAGGAGTCGTGCTTGCTGATGGAGCAGCCTTTGTTGTACTCGAGAGTGAAGCGTCGGCAAAGCAAAGAGGTGCGTCTATTTATGCATATGTTTGCGGCGCTCATCGATGTACCGAATCTTATAAAATGACCTCGACTGAACCCAGCGGTAAGTTTTATGCACAGTGCATGCAAGCAGCCCTTGAAAATAGCTGTGTCAGTGCTGAGGACATTGACCATATTAGCGCACACGGTACCTCAACCAAGAGTAATGACAGTGCTGAAAGTCGTGCTATTGAACAGGTCTTTGGCAGCCATACGCCTGTTACTTCAACAAAGTCAGCGTTAGGGCATTCATTGGCAGGGAGTGGTGCAATTGAAGTGGTTTTATCTGCATTGAGTATAAAAAACCAAGTCATGCTGCCGACCTTAAACTTTGAATCCCTTGGCGATGATGATGCAAAGGTGAGTGTTGTGAAGAGTGCGACACCTAAAGCAATCAATTATTTGCTTAGTAACTCGTTTGGTTTTGGAGGAGTAAATACAAGCATTGTTTTAGCGAGGGATAGCGCATGTTAA
- a CDS encoding phosphopantetheine-binding protein, producing the protein MEITKDVVVDVIAEVLELDKDEVALDSSIVDDLGADSLDLVDISFSLGKKLKIKMPTKTTLIIASELCADEKAFIQGGKLTSAGVDLLINSPSHYSQSEIDVGMAVSDLLSLTTVLHWFYLAKDVCGHASQNGDVLLQEYVEQFCVSRDIELINVPA; encoded by the coding sequence GTGGAAATTACAAAAGATGTTGTTGTTGATGTTATTGCAGAGGTATTAGAGCTTGATAAAGATGAAGTCGCTTTAGACAGCTCTATCGTAGATGATCTGGGAGCGGATTCTTTAGATTTAGTTGATATTTCTTTTTCTTTAGGAAAAAAGCTGAAAATTAAAATGCCAACTAAAACAACATTAATTATTGCCAGTGAGCTTTGTGCAGATGAAAAGGCCTTTATACAAGGTGGCAAGCTTACTTCTGCAGGCGTTGATTTATTGATAAATAGTCCAAGTCATTATTCACAAAGTGAAATTGATGTGGGCATGGCTGTCAGTGATTTACTTAGTTTGACAACCGTTCTGCACTGGTTCTATTTAGCTAAAGATGTGTGTGGACATGCTAGCCAAAATGGTGATGTGTTACTGCAAGAGTATGTCGAACAATTCTGTGTATCTAGAGATATTGAGCTGATAAACGTACCAGCATAA
- a CDS encoding TetR/AcrR family transcriptional regulator: MKFNNCVVKMESNKEIIIQTATKMLSENGNQGLTLRKVAEKSGVTLSNVQYHFGDRDGLIVQVIDSYLEVCLDHIRSSMSDIELKNNPQAIKNYISNLLALDDIQDWCEVFREIWAISCRSEKVLTSLENYYKKCGTELELLLISLGFSEQKSKVVVSLLIPFIEGFSITSNALPLPKTEVISLIINLLVDEIK; encoded by the coding sequence ATGAAATTCAACAACTGTGTGGTGAAAATGGAATCAAATAAAGAGATTATCATTCAAACAGCAACTAAAATGCTCAGTGAAAATGGCAATCAAGGACTCACTCTCAGAAAAGTTGCTGAGAAAAGTGGTGTGACTCTCAGTAATGTACAATATCATTTTGGAGACAGAGACGGATTAATTGTTCAAGTAATTGATTCATATTTAGAAGTTTGCCTTGATCATATCCGTAGTTCGATGAGTGATATTGAACTAAAAAATAACCCTCAAGCCATTAAGAACTACATCAGTAACCTACTTGCCCTTGACGATATCCAAGATTGGTGTGAAGTTTTTCGAGAAATTTGGGCTATTTCATGCCGTTCAGAAAAAGTACTCACCAGTTTAGAAAACTACTATAAAAAATGTGGTACGGAGCTTGAGTTACTGCTGATCTCGCTAGGCTTCAGCGAACAAAAAAGTAAGGTTGTCGTGTCATTACTTATTCCATTTATTGAAGGTTTTTCCATTACATCAAATGCACTACCGCTGCCAAAAACAGAGGTTATTAGCTTAATCATTAATTTGCTTGTTGATGAGATAAAATAA
- a CDS encoding MFS transporter encodes MPIALLALTLSAFAIGTTEFVIVGLVPTIADDLAVSLPSAGLLVSLYALGVAVGAPVLTALTGRWNRKHVLLSLMSLFVIGNLLAWQAPSYGSLITARVLTGLAHGVFFSIGSTIATGLVSKDKEASAIAIMFTGLTVALVTGVPLGTWIGQHFGWRATFLVVSLLGLIALVGSAFLIPSNLKQSKPATLGEQLKVMVQPRLLLVYLMTILGYGGTFTAFTYLAPILEQQTGFASATISLIMLVYGVSVAVGNIYGGKLADKKGPISALTIIFSALSIVLLVLTFTMQSKVAAVLTILVWGAFAFGNVPGLQVYVVKLAEKFAPNAVDVASGLNIAAFNIGIALGSVLGGVVVENYSLQDTAWIGAIISLAALIATRYSGYLDKREAVLELKLEK; translated from the coding sequence ATGCCAATCGCATTACTTGCGTTGACTCTCAGTGCGTTTGCCATAGGCACCACTGAGTTTGTGATTGTCGGCTTAGTGCCAACTATCGCTGATGATTTAGCGGTTTCGTTACCGAGTGCCGGGCTACTTGTTAGCTTGTATGCATTAGGTGTTGCAGTGGGGGCGCCAGTGCTAACTGCGCTTACCGGACGCTGGAATCGAAAACATGTATTACTTAGCTTAATGAGCCTATTTGTAATTGGTAATTTACTGGCTTGGCAAGCACCTAGTTATGGCAGTTTGATCACAGCAAGGGTTCTAACAGGCCTTGCCCACGGGGTGTTTTTCTCGATTGGTTCAACCATCGCAACAGGGCTTGTTAGTAAAGATAAAGAAGCCAGTGCTATCGCGATTATGTTTACGGGGTTAACGGTTGCATTAGTAACTGGTGTGCCATTAGGGACTTGGATTGGTCAGCACTTTGGTTGGCGAGCAACCTTTTTAGTGGTGTCTTTACTGGGCTTAATTGCACTGGTTGGCAGCGCGTTTTTAATTCCGAGTAACTTAAAGCAAAGTAAACCTGCCACTTTAGGTGAGCAACTAAAAGTAATGGTGCAACCTAGGCTTTTACTGGTGTACTTGATGACCATACTTGGTTATGGCGGTACATTTACGGCCTTCACATATTTAGCGCCCATTTTAGAGCAGCAAACGGGTTTTGCATCAGCCACTATTAGCTTAATCATGCTGGTTTACGGGGTATCGGTTGCTGTTGGTAACATCTACGGCGGTAAGTTAGCCGATAAAAAAGGCCCGATAAGTGCGCTTACTATTATCTTTAGTGCTTTGAGTATTGTGCTGTTGGTGCTGACCTTTACCATGCAATCTAAAGTCGCTGCGGTACTGACCATACTTGTCTGGGGTGCATTTGCATTTGGTAATGTGCCTGGGCTGCAAGTTTATGTGGTTAAACTTGCTGAAAAGTTCGCACCCAATGCCGTCGATGTGGCATCAGGGTTAAACATTGCAGCGTTTAATATCGGTATTGCGCTGGGCTCAGTGTTAGGTGGCGTTGTGGTTGAAAACTACTCATTGCAAGACACTGCTTGGATTGGCGCTATCATCAGTTTAGCGGCGTTAATTGCAACACGATACAGTGGTTATTTAGATAAGCGTGAAGCTGTTTTAGAGCTGAAGCTAGAAAAATAA